The following are encoded together in the Streptomyces sp. NBC_00358 genome:
- a CDS encoding AfsR/SARP family transcriptional regulator: MRNGLRFGLLGAPVLYDADGEVGSVGGGKMRALLTALLLEPGRVVSVDVLKDALWGGAPPASAQASLQNHVTRLRRLLDDPERLRAVPPGYVLRVGEDEFDVRVFERHATLARDAHAERDWERALRESTAALALWRGTPLSGLPPETGGHAFVQRLEEARLLVLEWRYEAELCLAPTASRLDRLAPELAARTAEHPLRESFHRLLMLVLHRDGRQAEALAVHRDLRARLLDELGVEPGPAVRRAHLEILRDSDPAAGGPYTDDRILAGTRAGVGTGVGAEDGLRARAGNPGGDRSGDGTRPGHGTPGRSPNRARDGVGARNRGWGRDRDGLGEQDPDREQDLDRTWHGNRDAERGPDEGGAGDRDPDPGVGGDRGRSGGRDGDDGAAEAVPGSDRGDRDAPAPPRPAQLPPPPAYFTGREDARERLRQILDPERSERLTHPEIPARPDGDVNGTPTEGVPADVPADTSGGVSGRTAGGTSGGPSGDGPTTAGAGAGARVGVGVNAATAAWAAVGTVDQAHGASRGRLPGGDPTTGVPRVAVISGMAGVGKSALALHVAHGLRERFTDGQLYVNLHGATPGMTPLTAGQALAALLRDLGAEPRRIPEHPDAAAALLRSMLAPTRTLMVLDDAAHAAQVRPLLPAGAGCAVIVTSRSPLTALDGATRFPLAPLTDEDSAALLRAVSGRQDGLDGGHPLVELTGRLPLALRVVAARLAARHALTPDVLAGQLAATEGRLHHLEYDDLSVRRSLAVAHDALRASEREADRDAALALCRIGALDLPVYGAALVARLAGTDERRAEAALDRLVDVALLEETAYGRYAPHDLVRDFAREIAGAAECVLTTSTARATVTATATAGAGSGVGVDTGAGTDDGTGTGAGTGDGTGTGGGAGASTAAGGHDAVVAERALRWYAGVAARSLEAILEPGLDREDRGRPTASQPAGHTVDVAATPPFCSAREAFAWGDTELANVVALAERYAQSSPYVPVLARMLNPYVQRSGRVAELEVLQRAALGTARLLGDEAAEAFALGDLGGLHFMTGRVGEALTLNDEALAIWCRLGVPSCMRRGLNNRGMLLESLGRYAESSEALLQSLQFSRELGDPHMEAITYSHLGNLYEHTDPRAAIDHHKRSLAIGDAVQDVIIRHSAHCNIGYAHLTLGEPAAAVPHFEESLRVLGNHGDWHGESQTRLGLVRALRGVGQWERAARECDLLRCRADRRADRYTGGLARHQRGLLLRERGDAEAAYQEWTAALEALEETDSPVTGELRLLLAK; encoded by the coding sequence ATGCGGAACGGGCTGCGGTTCGGGCTGCTGGGGGCGCCGGTCCTGTACGACGCGGACGGCGAGGTCGGCTCGGTCGGCGGCGGCAAGATGCGCGCCCTGCTGACGGCGCTGCTCCTCGAACCGGGCCGGGTCGTCTCCGTCGACGTACTCAAGGACGCCTTGTGGGGCGGGGCACCACCCGCCTCCGCCCAGGCGTCCCTGCAGAACCACGTGACCCGGCTGCGCCGTCTCCTCGACGACCCGGAACGGCTGCGCGCGGTACCGCCGGGATACGTCCTGCGGGTCGGCGAGGACGAGTTCGACGTCCGCGTCTTCGAGCGGCACGCGACCCTCGCGCGCGACGCGCACGCCGAGCGCGACTGGGAGCGGGCGTTGCGCGAGTCCACCGCCGCGCTCGCGCTGTGGCGTGGCACCCCGCTGAGCGGCCTGCCGCCCGAGACGGGCGGTCACGCCTTCGTCCAGCGCCTGGAGGAGGCCCGGCTGCTGGTCCTCGAATGGCGGTACGAGGCGGAGCTGTGCCTTGCTCCGACGGCCTCCCGGCTCGACCGGCTGGCACCGGAGCTGGCCGCGCGTACGGCGGAGCATCCGCTCCGCGAGTCGTTCCACCGGCTTCTGATGCTCGTCCTGCACCGCGACGGCCGCCAGGCCGAGGCCCTCGCCGTCCACCGCGACCTGCGGGCCCGCCTGCTCGACGAACTCGGCGTCGAGCCGGGACCCGCGGTGCGCAGGGCACACCTGGAGATCCTCCGGGACAGCGACCCGGCCGCGGGCGGCCCGTACACCGACGACCGCATCCTGGCCGGCACCCGCGCGGGCGTCGGCACCGGCGTCGGCGCCGAGGACGGACTCCGGGCGCGCGCCGGAAACCCGGGCGGCGACCGGAGCGGCGACGGAACCCGCCCCGGGCACGGGACTCCCGGGCGCTCCCCGAACCGGGCAAGGGACGGCGTCGGCGCCAGGAACCGAGGCTGGGGCCGAGACCGGGACGGACTCGGGGAACAGGACCCGGACCGGGAGCAGGACCTGGACCGGACCTGGCACGGGAACAGGGACGCGGAAAGGGGCCCCGACGAGGGCGGGGCCGGTGACAGGGATCCGGATCCGGGCGTCGGCGGGGACAGGGGGCGAAGCGGCGGCCGGGACGGGGACGACGGGGCGGCGGAGGCCGTACCCGGCTCCGACCGGGGCGACCGGGACGCGCCCGCGCCGCCCCGACCTGCCCAACTCCCGCCGCCCCCGGCGTACTTCACCGGCCGCGAGGACGCCCGCGAGCGGCTGCGTCAGATCCTGGACCCGGAACGCTCCGAGCGCCTGACGCACCCGGAAATCCCGGCACGCCCGGACGGCGACGTCAACGGCACGCCGACCGAAGGCGTGCCGGCAGATGTGCCCGCGGATACGTCCGGTGGCGTGTCCGGACGTACGGCCGGAGGCACGTCCGGAGGCCCGTCCGGCGACGGCCCGACGACCGCCGGAGCAGGCGCCGGTGCCCGCGTCGGCGTCGGAGTGAACGCCGCGACGGCAGCCTGGGCGGCCGTCGGGACGGTCGACCAGGCGCACGGTGCTTCTCGCGGCCGGCTTCCCGGCGGCGACCCCACCACCGGTGTGCCCCGCGTCGCGGTGATCAGCGGGATGGCCGGCGTCGGCAAGAGCGCGCTCGCGCTGCATGTCGCGCACGGGCTGAGGGAACGATTCACCGACGGCCAGCTCTATGTGAACCTGCACGGCGCCACCCCCGGCATGACCCCGCTCACCGCCGGACAGGCGCTCGCCGCGCTCCTGCGCGACCTGGGCGCGGAACCCCGGCGTATCCCCGAACACCCGGACGCGGCAGCGGCGTTGCTCCGCTCGATGCTCGCACCCACCCGAACCCTCATGGTGCTCGACGACGCGGCGCACGCCGCCCAGGTGCGGCCGCTGCTGCCGGCCGGCGCGGGCTGCGCGGTGATCGTGACGAGCCGGTCGCCCCTCACCGCCCTGGACGGCGCCACCCGTTTCCCGCTCGCGCCGTTGACGGACGAGGACAGCGCGGCCCTGCTCCGCGCGGTCTCCGGTCGCCAGGACGGACTCGACGGCGGGCACCCCCTCGTCGAGCTCACCGGCCGGCTGCCGCTTGCCCTCCGGGTGGTCGCGGCCCGCCTCGCCGCCCGCCACGCCCTGACCCCCGACGTACTGGCCGGTCAACTGGCCGCCACGGAAGGGCGTCTGCATCATCTGGAGTACGACGACCTGAGCGTGCGCCGCTCGCTCGCCGTCGCGCACGACGCGCTGCGCGCCTCCGAGCGCGAGGCCGACCGGGACGCGGCGCTCGCCCTGTGCCGGATCGGCGCGCTCGACCTGCCGGTCTACGGAGCCGCCCTGGTCGCCCGGCTCGCCGGCACCGACGAACGCCGTGCCGAGGCCGCGCTCGACCGCCTCGTCGATGTCGCGCTCCTGGAGGAGACGGCCTACGGCCGCTACGCGCCGCACGACCTCGTACGGGACTTCGCCCGGGAGATCGCGGGAGCGGCGGAGTGCGTCCTGACGACGTCGACGGCGAGGGCGACCGTTACGGCGACCGCGACCGCCGGAGCGGGTTCGGGCGTCGGCGTGGATACGGGCGCGGGCACAGACGACGGCACGGGTACGGGCGCGGGTACAGGAGACGGCACGGGTACCGGCGGAGGTGCCGGCGCGAGCACAGCCGCCGGCGGGCATGACGCGGTCGTCGCCGAGCGGGCCCTGCGCTGGTACGCCGGTGTCGCCGCCCGTTCCCTGGAGGCGATTCTCGAACCCGGCCTCGACAGGGAGGACCGCGGCAGGCCGACCGCCTCGCAGCCCGCCGGGCACACGGTGGACGTCGCGGCCACACCCCCGTTCTGTTCCGCGCGGGAGGCCTTCGCCTGGGGCGACACGGAGCTGGCGAATGTCGTGGCGTTGGCGGAGCGGTACGCGCAGAGCTCGCCGTACGTCCCGGTGCTGGCCCGCATGCTCAACCCGTACGTCCAACGCAGCGGCCGGGTGGCCGAGTTGGAGGTCCTCCAGCGGGCCGCGCTCGGAACGGCGCGGCTGCTCGGAGACGAGGCCGCGGAGGCGTTCGCGCTCGGCGACCTCGGGGGCCTGCACTTCATGACGGGCCGGGTCGGCGAGGCCCTCACCCTGAACGACGAGGCGCTCGCGATCTGGTGCCGCCTCGGAGTGCCGTCCTGCATGCGGCGGGGGCTGAACAACCGGGGCATGCTGCTCGAAAGTCTCGGCCGCTACGCCGAGTCCAGTGAGGCGCTGCTCCAAAGTCTCCAGTTCTCAAGGGAGTTGGGCGATCCACACATGGAGGCCATCACCTACAGCCACCTCGGCAACCTGTACGAGCACACCGATCCACGGGCCGCCATCGACCACCACAAGCGCAGCCTGGCCATCGGCGACGCCGTACAGGACGTGATCATCCGGCACTCGGCGCACTGCAACATCGGCTACGCCCACCTCACGCTCGGCGAACCGGCCGCCGCCGTACCGCACTTCGAGGAGAGCCTGCGCGTCCTGGGCAACCACGGCGACTGGCACGGCGAGTCGCAGACCCGGCTCGGCCTGGTGCGCGCCCTGCGCGGTGTCGGCCAGTGGGAACGGGCCGCGCGCGAGTGCGATCTGCTGCGATGCCGCGCCGACCGTCGCGCCGACCGGTACACCGGAGGCCTCGCCCGCCATCAGCGAGGTCTGCTGCTGCGGGAACGGGGCGACGCCGAGGCGGCGTACCAGGAGTGGACCGCGGCCCTGGAAGCCCTGGAGGAGACGGACAGCCCGGTCACGGGCGAACTGCGGCTACTGCTGGCGAAGTAA
- a CDS encoding glycosyltransferase family 2 protein, translating into MGVVSQAEEGPRIAVAVVTMGNRPVEVDALLTSVAKQDVAPARIVIVGNGCPLPEFAERLGLPGEVTTVELDENLGCPGGRNVGLGRLREFGDVDVVVELDDDGLLVDGDVLRKVRDLYAARPRLGIVGFRIADENGETQRRHVPRVGAKDPMRGGPVTGFLGGGHALSMPMLAETGDWPAEFFFAHEETDLAWRAIDAGWTVLYEPELLLQHPKTSPARHAIYYRVTARNRVWLTRRRLPLALIPVHLGIWMLLTLLRTRSVGGLRAWFGGFAEGLRKSGGERRPMRWRTVWRLTRLGRPPVI; encoded by the coding sequence GTGGGTGTCGTGTCACAGGCGGAGGAGGGGCCGCGGATCGCCGTTGCCGTGGTGACCATGGGCAATCGGCCCGTCGAGGTCGACGCACTGCTCACTTCCGTGGCCAAGCAGGACGTGGCGCCCGCCCGGATCGTGATCGTCGGCAACGGCTGCCCGCTGCCGGAGTTCGCCGAACGCCTCGGCCTGCCGGGCGAGGTGACCACCGTCGAACTGGACGAGAACCTCGGCTGCCCCGGTGGCCGGAACGTCGGCCTGGGCCGGCTCCGTGAGTTCGGGGACGTGGATGTCGTCGTCGAGCTCGACGACGACGGGCTGCTCGTCGACGGCGACGTGCTGCGCAAGGTGCGCGACCTGTACGCGGCCCGGCCGCGGCTCGGGATCGTCGGCTTCCGCATCGCCGACGAGAACGGGGAGACCCAGCGCCGCCATGTGCCGAGGGTCGGGGCCAAGGACCCGATGCGCGGCGGACCGGTCACCGGCTTCCTCGGCGGCGGCCACGCGCTGTCCATGCCGATGCTCGCCGAGACCGGGGACTGGCCCGCCGAGTTCTTCTTCGCGCACGAGGAGACCGACCTCGCCTGGCGGGCCATAGACGCCGGCTGGACCGTCCTGTACGAGCCCGAACTGCTCCTCCAGCACCCGAAGACCTCGCCCGCCCGGCACGCCATCTACTACCGCGTGACCGCCCGCAACCGGGTCTGGCTCACCCGCCGCCGGCTGCCGCTGGCGCTGATCCCGGTGCACCTGGGGATCTGGATGCTGCTCACGCTGCTGCGGACGCGTTCGGTCGGCGGGCTGAGGGCCTGGTTCGGCGGCTTCGCGGAGGGGCTGCGGAAGTCCGGCGGAGAGCGTCGCCCGATGCGCTGGCGGACGGTGTGGCGGCTGACCCGTCTCGGGCGCCCGCCGGTCATCTGA
- a CDS encoding DUF3052 domain-containing protein, translating into MTGSSATGGGYSGTPLARKIGIKAGQRVRLVDGPRDWEIPGLPEGCEVEDGGPEGADVTVAFFRERAELAARAPGLVRDLSDAAMLWIARPRRAAGHSSDITENDLRDLFLPLGVVDVKVAALGEDWSGLKFVRRKENRLS; encoded by the coding sequence ATGACGGGATCCAGCGCGACGGGCGGCGGGTACTCCGGCACTCCGCTCGCCCGGAAGATCGGCATCAAGGCGGGGCAGCGGGTGCGGCTGGTCGACGGGCCGCGGGACTGGGAGATTCCCGGACTGCCCGAGGGCTGCGAGGTCGAGGACGGCGGCCCCGAGGGGGCGGACGTCACGGTCGCCTTCTTCCGGGAGCGGGCCGAACTGGCGGCGCGGGCGCCCGGGTTGGTCCGGGACCTGTCCGACGCGGCCATGCTCTGGATCGCCCGGCCCCGCCGCGCGGCCGGGCACAGCAGCGACATCACGGAGAACGATCTGCGGGACCTCTTCCTGCCGCTCGGTGTCGTCGACGTGAAGGTGGCGGCGCTGGGGGAGGACTGGTCGGGGCTGAAATTCGTCCGGCGCAAGGAGAATCGGCTCTCCTGA
- a CDS encoding APC family permease, protein MSSPSVPPPPAPLPPLGPGATDKGLKGGALGLFSSTVIGLASTAPAYSLAATLGVIVGIVGFQSPIVIVLAFVPMFLIAYGYKELNRADPDCGTTFTWAARAFGPRTGWLGGWGIVAADIIVMANLAQIAGAYGFQLIGADGLAQNTFWVTVVGVLWIAVMTLICYIGIELSANLQKALLTIEIVVLCLLAVTALVKVYGGTAPAVSSEISWSWFNPFKINSFDDLTKSILAGVFIYWGWDTAVSVNEETVDRDRTPGRAAVISTVILLLVYVMVTTSAQAFAGVGVHGIGLGNPDNSGDVLSSLGAEVFGTGGWGTVATKLLIVMVLTSAAASTQTTILPTARTTLSMAAFKAIPQRFARIHPRFLTPTWSTVGMGLASIAFYVMLTRVSENVLADSIGSVGLMIAFYYGLTGFACVWYYRRVLTRSPRDLWTRGIMPGLGGAMLLYFFVNACFVYAAADYGSTSWTLPFPPHWQLGGVFVTGIGALLLGAVLMFLYSAFRPSYFRKETIAVSSHDPSGH, encoded by the coding sequence ATGAGCTCACCATCCGTCCCGCCGCCGCCCGCACCGCTGCCCCCGCTGGGACCGGGCGCCACGGACAAGGGCCTCAAGGGCGGCGCGCTGGGCCTGTTCTCCAGCACGGTGATCGGGTTGGCCTCCACCGCCCCCGCCTACAGCCTCGCGGCGACCCTCGGCGTCATCGTCGGGATCGTGGGCTTCCAGTCACCGATCGTGATCGTGCTGGCCTTCGTCCCGATGTTCCTGATCGCCTACGGCTACAAGGAGCTCAACCGGGCCGACCCCGACTGCGGCACCACGTTCACCTGGGCGGCCAGGGCCTTCGGCCCCCGTACCGGCTGGCTGGGCGGATGGGGCATCGTCGCGGCCGACATCATCGTGATGGCCAACCTGGCCCAGATCGCCGGCGCGTACGGCTTCCAGCTCATCGGCGCGGACGGGCTGGCGCAGAACACGTTCTGGGTCACCGTGGTCGGTGTCCTGTGGATCGCCGTGATGACCCTGATCTGCTATATCGGGATCGAGCTGTCGGCCAACCTGCAGAAGGCCCTGCTCACCATCGAGATCGTGGTGCTGTGTCTGCTCGCGGTCACCGCCCTGGTCAAGGTGTACGGCGGTACGGCGCCGGCGGTCTCGTCGGAGATCTCGTGGTCGTGGTTCAACCCCTTCAAGATCAACTCTTTTGACGACCTGACCAAGAGCATCCTCGCCGGAGTGTTCATCTACTGGGGCTGGGACACCGCGGTGTCGGTGAACGAGGAGACCGTGGACCGCGACCGCACCCCGGGCCGCGCCGCCGTCATCTCCACCGTCATCCTGCTGCTCGTCTACGTCATGGTCACCACGTCCGCGCAGGCGTTCGCCGGTGTGGGCGTGCACGGCATCGGCCTGGGCAACCCGGACAACTCCGGAGACGTCCTCTCCAGCCTCGGCGCCGAGGTCTTCGGTACCGGGGGCTGGGGCACGGTCGCCACCAAACTCCTGATCGTGATGGTGCTGACCTCCGCGGCGGCCTCCACCCAGACGACCATCCTCCCGACGGCGCGCACCACCCTGTCGATGGCCGCCTTCAAGGCCATCCCGCAGCGCTTCGCCCGCATCCACCCCCGGTTCCTCACCCCGACCTGGTCCACCGTGGGCATGGGCCTGGCCTCGATCGCCTTCTACGTGATGCTGACCCGGGTGAGCGAGAACGTGCTGGCCGACTCCATCGGCTCGGTCGGGCTGATGATCGCGTTCTACTACGGTCTCACCGGCTTCGCCTGCGTCTGGTACTACCGCAGGGTCCTCACCCGTAGCCCACGCGACCTCTGGACCCGCGGGATCATGCCGGGCCTGGGTGGCGCCATGCTCCTCTACTTCTTCGTCAACGCCTGCTTCGTGTACGCCGCCGCCGACTACGGCAGCACTTCGTGGACCCTGCCGTTCCCGCCGCACTGGCAGCTCGGCGGCGTCTTCGTCACCGGTATCGGCGCACTCCTCCTCGGAGCCGTCCTGATGTTCCTGTACAGCGCGTTCCGGCCGAGCTACTTCCGCAAGGAGACGATCGCGGTCTCGTCCCACGACCCGAGCGGCCACTGA
- a CDS encoding MFS transporter: MSAERAPSPTRWWTLGIVALGSFMLMLDLSVVSIALPQIHRSLGSSFADLQWVFDAYALTLAIFLVAAGSLADRIGRKKVFQVGFAIFTAASLACGLADGAGQLSWFRAVQGVGAAIMFAVGPAMLSHEFHGKERATAFTAFGAAVGLAVATGPLIGGSLINALSWRWIFYINVPVGVIALLIGALRVRESLNRRAHPTDWSGLATFSVALGALVFATIRGPVEGWTSGTTLGLYAASALFLVLFVVIERRLGERALIDPAFFRSPTFVGISLVAMIGNAGALPSVFFETSYLENMLHVDAWGTGLRFLPLTGAMFVAGALGGGLIGKVPFRVLLGGSTLVMGVGILFLNLTKADSSWTVLVPALVIAGFGMGAFNPARAALAIGVTEPAKAGVASGINETFQQVGIAVGIAGVGAYFQHSVSQDFTSSAVGRQMGGAAADQAAHGISAGSLDAVAKAAGPLRDKVLATGQDAFMNAFHGAMTLSAILGFVAALIGFTMLRTKDLHASALSTIPPDVDEDGEVRSDGSPDVAVGATA; this comes from the coding sequence ATGTCCGCAGAACGCGCACCATCGCCCACGAGGTGGTGGACACTCGGGATCGTCGCGTTGGGCTCGTTCATGCTGATGCTCGATCTGAGCGTGGTCTCCATCGCGCTGCCGCAGATCCACCGGTCCCTGGGAAGCAGCTTCGCCGACCTGCAGTGGGTCTTCGACGCCTACGCCCTCACGCTGGCGATCTTCCTGGTGGCGGCGGGCTCGCTCGCCGACCGGATCGGCCGCAAGAAGGTCTTCCAGGTGGGCTTCGCCATCTTCACCGCCGCCTCCCTGGCCTGCGGTCTGGCGGACGGCGCCGGGCAGTTGAGCTGGTTCCGGGCCGTCCAGGGTGTCGGTGCCGCCATCATGTTCGCGGTCGGTCCGGCGATGCTCAGCCATGAGTTCCACGGCAAGGAACGGGCGACCGCGTTCACCGCGTTCGGTGCCGCCGTCGGTCTCGCCGTCGCCACCGGCCCGCTCATCGGCGGTTCGCTGATCAACGCGCTGTCCTGGCGCTGGATCTTCTACATCAACGTGCCGGTCGGTGTGATCGCCCTCCTCATCGGCGCGCTGCGTGTGCGTGAGTCGCTCAACAGGCGGGCCCATCCCACCGACTGGTCCGGTCTCGCCACGTTCAGCGTCGCGCTCGGGGCCCTGGTCTTCGCCACCATCCGCGGACCCGTGGAGGGCTGGACCAGCGGCACTACGCTCGGCCTGTACGCGGCCAGCGCGCTCTTCCTGGTCCTCTTCGTGGTCATCGAGCGGCGGCTGGGCGAGCGCGCTCTGATCGACCCCGCGTTCTTCCGGAGCCCCACCTTCGTGGGCATCTCCCTCGTCGCCATGATCGGCAACGCCGGGGCCCTGCCGTCGGTGTTCTTCGAGACCAGCTACCTGGAGAACATGCTGCACGTGGACGCCTGGGGTACGGGGCTGCGGTTCCTGCCGCTGACCGGCGCGATGTTCGTGGCCGGTGCCCTCGGCGGCGGTCTCATCGGCAAGGTCCCCTTCCGGGTGCTGCTGGGGGGCTCGACCCTGGTGATGGGCGTCGGCATCCTGTTCCTGAACCTGACCAAGGCCGATTCGTCCTGGACGGTGCTCGTTCCCGCGCTGGTCATCGCCGGCTTCGGCATGGGCGCCTTCAACCCGGCCCGGGCCGCGCTGGCCATCGGGGTCACGGAACCGGCCAAGGCGGGTGTCGCCTCCGGCATCAACGAGACCTTCCAGCAGGTCGGCATCGCGGTGGGCATCGCCGGTGTCGGCGCGTACTTCCAGCACAGCGTGTCCCAGGACTTCACGTCCTCGGCGGTCGGCAGGCAGATGGGCGGCGCCGCCGCCGATCAGGCCGCCCACGGCATCAGCGCCGGCTCCCTGGACGCCGTCGCCAAGGCCGCGGGGCCCCTGCGCGACAAGGTGCTGGCGACCGGCCAGGACGCGTTCATGAACGCCTTCCACGGCGCCATGACCCTGAGCGCGATCCTCGGGTTCGTCGCCGCGCTCATCGGCTTCACCATGCTGCGTACGAAGGATCTGCACGCCAGCGCCCTGTCGACCATTCCGCCGGACGTCGACGAGGACGGCGAGGTGCGGTCCGACGGTTCGCCGGACGTCGCGGTGGGCGCGACGGCCTGA
- a CDS encoding MarR family winged helix-turn-helix transcriptional regulator, which translates to MVRSGNAEQLGASPRKDFLIAERPGYLLHKAGLVLVEDVEKALGAVGMRIRYFFVLAALAGGPELSQQDLSRLLNLDPTTVVTVIDEMERNQHVERRRNPADRRRYNLILTESGREALATADRVATEVESAFFGALAEDEREALRKMLGVLMAGRWPASVCSD; encoded by the coding sequence ATGGTGCGCAGCGGCAACGCCGAGCAGCTCGGGGCGTCCCCCCGGAAGGACTTCCTCATCGCCGAGCGTCCCGGCTACCTGCTCCACAAGGCGGGGCTGGTGCTGGTGGAGGATGTGGAGAAGGCGCTGGGCGCGGTCGGTATGCGCATCCGCTACTTCTTCGTGCTGGCCGCCCTGGCCGGCGGGCCCGAGCTCTCCCAGCAGGACCTCAGCCGGCTGCTCAACCTCGATCCCACCACGGTCGTGACGGTGATCGACGAGATGGAGCGCAATCAGCATGTCGAGCGCCGGCGCAACCCGGCCGACAGGCGGCGCTACAACCTGATCCTCACCGAGTCCGGCCGTGAGGCGCTCGCGACGGCGGACCGGGTGGCCACGGAGGTCGAGTCGGCCTTCTTCGGCGCGCTCGCCGAGGACGAGCGCGAGGCGCTGCGCAAGATGCTCGGCGTGCTGATGGCGGGCCGCTGGCCCGCGTCCGTCTGCTCCGACTGA
- a CDS encoding acyl-CoA dehydrogenase family protein yields MNQSSTALAEAFEDWLGDPATEWNSLSFAGALELDERDELPAAGIDQVRAFGFNRYFVPERLGGDLRAAEDILMLTRVIARRDMNVAVSESTQVWMMLAWIGGDAEQQAKWAATVLHGGVVPCLAYSEPGHGADLAANRFTATPDAGQYVLSGEKWPINRGRTSTHVVLLGTTGDEGTPAKRRQSMFLVDRSQVVSGEVTGVPRVPTYGLRGCDISGIAFDDARVDASARLGTEGEGLELALRGLLITRTFCTGLSLGTGDTMLRTVAGFLSDRVLYDGPANEIPYVTESLANAYLSLLVAECESLVAMRGLHLYTEQFSIWANLAKVQVARLVDFNSKVLSRTLGARYFMRSAEHVGTFQKMLRDGAVVSVFDGSEPVCLDSLALQLPALAKAHGHTPDEDWRRLYDLRAELPAFEPDRVSVFGRGRDATFASLPALIGRLAGLSPSAGCDEDRLAALRGRAEELRQELDELLARVQEVRQWTAGLPAQPSASAKSTPPRLIRVAEELSALHAKVAALGVWLFNRDHLEEFFADGEWLEAALARRQIHQYEAGDLDPSTARHLFTRMNSQLADNEFFSVRRVRMAEPGAREAAGRDHASTAA; encoded by the coding sequence ATGAATCAGTCAAGCACCGCGCTCGCGGAGGCCTTCGAGGACTGGCTCGGCGACCCCGCGACGGAATGGAACTCCTTATCCTTCGCCGGGGCTCTGGAGCTCGACGAACGGGACGAACTGCCCGCCGCGGGAATCGATCAGGTCCGCGCTTTCGGATTCAACCGGTACTTCGTTCCCGAGCGGCTGGGCGGCGATCTCCGGGCCGCCGAGGACATCCTCATGCTGACCAGGGTGATCGCCCGCCGGGACATGAACGTCGCGGTGAGCGAGAGCACCCAGGTCTGGATGATGCTCGCCTGGATCGGCGGCGACGCCGAACAGCAGGCGAAGTGGGCCGCCACGGTCCTGCACGGCGGGGTCGTCCCGTGTCTGGCGTACTCCGAGCCGGGGCACGGCGCCGACCTGGCCGCCAACCGGTTCACGGCCACCCCGGACGCCGGGCAGTACGTCCTGTCCGGCGAGAAATGGCCGATCAACCGCGGCCGGACCTCCACCCATGTGGTGCTGCTCGGCACCACAGGCGACGAAGGGACACCGGCCAAGCGCCGGCAGTCCATGTTCCTCGTGGACCGTTCGCAGGTCGTCTCCGGCGAGGTGACCGGCGTTCCCCGCGTGCCGACCTACGGCCTGCGCGGCTGCGACATCAGCGGAATCGCCTTCGACGACGCCCGGGTGGACGCCTCGGCCCGGCTGGGCACCGAGGGCGAAGGACTCGAACTGGCCCTGCGGGGGCTCCTGATCACCCGGACCTTCTGCACCGGCCTGTCGCTCGGCACCGGCGACACCATGCTGCGGACCGTGGCCGGGTTCCTGTCCGACCGGGTCCTCTACGACGGCCCCGCGAACGAGATCCCGTACGTCACCGAATCCCTCGCCAACGCGTACCTGAGCCTGCTGGTCGCCGAGTGCGAGAGCCTGGTCGCGATGCGCGGACTGCATCTGTACACCGAGCAGTTCAGCATCTGGGCGAACCTGGCCAAGGTGCAGGTGGCCCGCCTGGTCGACTTCAACAGCAAGGTGCTGTCCCGCACGCTGGGCGCCCGGTACTTCATGCGCTCCGCCGAACATGTGGGCACGTTCCAGAAGATGCTCCGTGACGGCGCCGTCGTCTCGGTCTTCGACGGCAGCGAGCCGGTCTGCCTGGACAGCCTCGCGCTCCAACTGCCCGCCCTGGCCAAGGCACATGGGCACACCCCCGACGAGGACTGGCGGCGGCTCTACGACCTGCGGGCCGAACTGCCCGCCTTCGAGCCGGACCGGGTGAGCGTGTTCGGGCGGGGCCGGGACGCGACCTTCGCCAGTCTGCCCGCGCTGATCGGCCGCCTCGCCGGACTGTCACCGTCCGCCGGCTGCGACGAGGACCGGCTCGCCGCCCTGCGCGGCCGGGCCGAGGAACTGCGGCAGGAACTGGACGAGTTGCTCGCACGGGTCCAGGAGGTACGGCAGTGGACGGCCGGGCTGCCCGCGCAGCCGTCGGCGTCCGCCAAGTCGACCCCGCCCCGGCTGATCCGGGTGGCGGAGGAACTCAGCGCCCTGCACGCCAAGGTGGCGGCCCTCGGGGTGTGGCTGTTCAACCGGGACCACCTCGAAGAGTTCTTCGCCGACGGTGAATGGCTGGAGGCCGCGCTGGCCCGCCGGCAGATCCACCAGTACGAGGCCGGCGACCTCGACCCGTCGACCGCCCGGCACCTCTTCACCCGGATGAACTCCCAGCTCGCCGACAACGAGTTCTTCTCCGTCCGCCGGGTGCGCATGGCCGAGCCCGGCGCGCGCGAGGCCGCCGGCCGGGACCACGCGTCGACCGCCGCCTGA